One window of Nicotiana tomentosiformis chromosome 11, ASM39032v3, whole genome shotgun sequence genomic DNA carries:
- the LOC138901237 gene encoding uncharacterized protein — protein MQREHGFFIMALIEPFQNARHIQRYTRRLGMDTAVSNINGKIWLFFDVVVEWELLMDTEQQVTIKVYHQGIGKHIMMIFVYVKYSSLERFELWDNLYCLASNMELPWPVGGDFNMILHEDKKIGGLPVYPSEYENFAFCVNSNGLFDLGYKRSLVTWWNDRPNAESKLKRVKTALSQWSKVRYGDIFKQLAIREDIVRIKEMLFEEEPTIDNKIILQKA, from the exons ATGCAAAGAGAACATGGTTTCTTCATTATGGCACTTATAGAACCATTTCAAAATGCTAGACACATTCAGAGGTACACGAGGAGACTAGGTATGGATACTGCAGTATCTAATATTAATGGTAAGATATGGTTATTCTTTGATGTTGTAGTTGAATGGGAGTTGTTGATGGATACTGAGCAGCAGGTGACTATTAAGGTGTATCATCAAGGCATTGGCAAACACATCATGATGATATTTGTGTATGTTAAATATTCTTCTCTTGAAAGATTCGAATTGTGGGACAACTTATACTGTCTTGCTAGTAACATGGAATTGCCTTGGCCAGTTGGTGGTGATTTTAATATGATACTTCATGAAGATAAAAAAATTGGTGGTCTACCAGTATATCCATCTGAGTATGAGAATTTTGCTTTTTGTGTAAATTCCAATGGTTTGTTTGATCTTGGCTATAAAAGGAGTCTTGTTACTTGGTGGAATGATCGACCAAATGCAGAAT CAAAGTTGAAGAGAGTGAAGACTGCCTTATCTCAATGGAGTAAGGTGAGATATGGAGATATATTCAAGCAACTAGCTATAAGGGAGGATATCGTCAGAATCAAGGAAATGCTATTTGAAGAGGAGCCAACAATTGACAACAAAATTATTCTTCAAAAGGCGTAA